The nucleotide sequence aagcaaacactcgggactagacaacactgataatTTTGACtgaatataaacaaatatttgattaaaattaattttcaaacagcTCACGCTCCAACTTCCCCAACAACTCTTTCTTTCGGTCATCGAGATGCTCTTCGGAACTTAACTTtagatacattttcattttcttagctTCAGTCTTTTCTTGCAGCAACTTGTTTTTCTGTTGTTTCACCAAGGTTAactctttcaattgttcaatctcTTGCTCCTTTAATTCTTTGAATTGAACCCACTCCTTTTCCACCTTCTCCAAGGTCTCGtccttgcttttctttttacctttttttttagctgCCTCCCTACCCATTGGACGAGCACTAGATCCTACAGAGTCATCGTAAAATCTCTTAGATCCACTACTTCCTGAGTCAACATTTCCTCCCATTTGACTACCATACCGTGGTTG is from Medicago truncatula cultivar Jemalong A17 chromosome 1, MtrunA17r5.0-ANR, whole genome shotgun sequence and encodes:
- the LOC120579386 gene encoding uncharacterized protein, with the protein product MGGNVDSGSSGSKRFYDDSVGSSARPMGREAAKKKGKKKSKDETLEKVEKEWVQFKELKEQEIEQLKELTLVKQQKNKLLQEKTEAKKMKMYLKLSSEEHLDDRKKELLGKLERELFEN